The proteins below come from a single Bombus fervidus isolate BK054 chromosome 15, iyBomFerv1, whole genome shotgun sequence genomic window:
- the LOC141445889 gene encoding uncharacterized protein, producing MDLEVILTDLSAKFPGLKYVVRPEYAPYLNTAGTVLLGWLIVSWISYFIWAFLAPLMITVIAIILICPTTAKWCVKQTIPGMETVFNEFLEMFQTILSQIRD from the exons ATGGAC CTCGAAGTTATTCTGACAGATTTGAGCGCGAAATTTCCCGGCTTAAAATATGTTGTACGACCGGAGTATGCGCCATATTTGAATACAGCTGGTACAGTGTTGCTGGGTTGGCTGATAGTATCTTGGATTTCTTAC TTTATCTGGGCGTTCCTCGCGCCCCTCATGATCACTGTCATCGCCATAATTCTGATTTGCCCGACGACGGCGAAGTGGTGCGTCAAACAGACCATCCCCGGCATGGAAACCGTTTTCAACGAGTTCTTGGAAATGTTCCAGACCATTCTGTCGCAAATACGCGACTGA
- the LOC139995098 gene encoding uncharacterized protein isoform X1 encodes MTILCAVTCLLQFVGLVALTGVLVCLVAVLRLVELAITLVNPFTIFMLHQSGKIIIFGLKKSKRLTSNAYHKIRMDCGRAPPPVLELEFEIGIRPPEVLYKRTMMSGLVEETFPREGDNYRAIQISEVASVGQDDEERDEEEIEVHGPDEVEVEKVDEDAEIEKADDDRES; translated from the exons ATGACGATCCTCTGC GCGGTAACGTGTCTGCTCCAGTTCGTGGGGCTGGTGGCATTAACCGGCGTTCTAGTCTGCCTCGTTGCCGTGTTGCGTTTGGTGGAACTGGCCATCACCCTGGTCAATCCTTTCACTATTTTTATGCTTCACCAATCGGGCAAGATAATCATT TTTGGGCTGAAGAAGAGTAAAAGGCTGACATCCAACGCTTACCATAAGATTCGCATGGATTGTGGACGTGCACCACCACCTGTCTTAGAATTAGAATTCGAGATAGGTATACGTCCACCGGAAGTGCTTTACAAAAGAACCATGATGTCAGGATTGGTGGAAGAAACGTTCCCTCGCGAGGGTGATAACTACAGGGCCATACAAATATCAGAAGTGGCTAGCGTCGGTCAGGATGACGAGGAGCGGGACGAGGAAGAGATAGAAGTTCACGGTCCCGACGAGGTGGAAGTCGAGAAGGTTGACGAGGATGCAGAAATCGAAAAGGCTGATGATGATCGTGAAAGTTAA
- the LOC139995098 gene encoding uncharacterized protein isoform X2, giving the protein MPGCPQFGLKKSKRLTSNAYHKIRMDCGRAPPPVLELEFEIGIRPPEVLYKRTMMSGLVEETFPREGDNYRAIQISEVASVGQDDEERDEEEIEVHGPDEVEVEKVDEDAEIEKADDDRES; this is encoded by the coding sequence ATGCCTGGCTGTCCGCAGTTTGGGCTGAAGAAGAGTAAAAGGCTGACATCCAACGCTTACCATAAGATTCGCATGGATTGTGGACGTGCACCACCACCTGTCTTAGAATTAGAATTCGAGATAGGTATACGTCCACCGGAAGTGCTTTACAAAAGAACCATGATGTCAGGATTGGTGGAAGAAACGTTCCCTCGCGAGGGTGATAACTACAGGGCCATACAAATATCAGAAGTGGCTAGCGTCGGTCAGGATGACGAGGAGCGGGACGAGGAAGAGATAGAAGTTCACGGTCCCGACGAGGTGGAAGTCGAGAAGGTTGACGAGGATGCAGAAATCGAAAAGGCTGATGATGATCGTGAAAGTTAA